Below is a window of Ailuropoda melanoleuca isolate Jingjing unplaced genomic scaffold, ASM200744v2 unplaced-scaffold8310, whole genome shotgun sequence DNA.
TCTACCTCCCAACCTCCCCCCTGGcaaaccagtttgttctctgtatttaagtgtctgtctgtctgtttgttcatttgttccatACTTAGGCTACGTATGTAAGTGAGGTCATATGATATTTTCTTTacctgacttattttgcttagtatagcACCccctagatccatccatgttgttgcaaatggctagACCTCCTTCTTTactatggttgagtaatattccattgtgtgtatctatatcattctatctatctactatctactatctgtatctatctatctctatgtACCGaatcttcttttccattcatctctcagtggacacttgggctgcgtccatatcttggctattgtaaacaatgctgcaaaaAAACATGAGgtgcatatttaattttgaataagtGTTTTTGTCTTCGttggctaaatacccagtagcggaATTACTTGATCATGTGGTatgtctctttttaattttttgaggaacctccatactgttttcacagttgctgaaccagtttgcattcctaccaacagtgcacgagggttcccttttctccacatcctcaccaatacttgttatttcctgtcctttttatgctagccattctgactggtgtgaggtgacagTCTTATTCATTTAgatgtcacataaatggaattattttatttctttctcagattGTTCACTGTtggtatgtagaaatgcaactgattttttgaGGTCTGCCATTGTACCCAGTTACTTGgctgaattaatttattatttctattcgTGTTCTTGTGgcatttttaggattttctacatataagataaCATCATTtgcatacatacatttatttcttcctttccagtttggaagccatttacttctttttatttatttatttttttatgttatgttagtcaccatacagtagttcATTcgtttttcatgtagtgttccatgattcattgttgcctataacacccagtgctcattgcaatacatgccctccttactacccatcaccggactaACCCATCCAATTGCTGTGGCCTGAACTTCCAATGTTCTGTTGAGTAGAAGTTCTGAAATCAGGCTTCCATGCCTTGTTCctgatcaaagaagaaaaaggttcACTGAATCCCCATGGAGTATCATgcttgctgtgggtttttcataaatggctttaTGTTGagatagtttctttttattcctagtttttagtatttttcttatgttccatgcacaaatataaacattaaatttcTTGATGCAGAATACAAATGACAATTTTTCTGCCATGTTAGTAATGCATGATTATgtcatgttattttcttttattttgctagtCATATTGACTACATGGAATGAGAGAATGATACACAAATTTCTAGAGAATGGTACACAAATTTCAGAATTTGCTCTTCTGGGATTTTTGGAAGAACCGGAATTGCAACCCTTCCtgtttgggcttttcctctccatgtacctgatcactgtgtttggaaacctgctcctcatcctggccgtcagctctgactcccacctccacacccccatgtacttcttcctggccaacctgtcctttgtagacatctgtttcacctccaccaccgtcccTAAGATGCTGGTAAatatacaaacacagaaaaaaaccatAACTTACGAAAGCTGCATCACGCAGATGTACTTTTTCATACTTCTTTCAGGTTTGGACAATTTCCTCCTGACTGTGATGGCTtatgaccgctttgtggccatctgtcaccccctgcactacactGTCACCATGAACCCCCAGCTCTGTTCACTATTGCTTCTGGTGTCCTGGATCATGAGTGCCCTGCATTCTTTGTTACAAACCTTAATGGTGTTGCGTCTGTCCTTCTGTACAGAGGTGGAAATCCCCCACTTCTTCTGTGAACTTAGTCAGATGATTCAGCTTGCCTGTTCTGACACCTTTGTTAATAATATTGTCATGTATTTTGCAGCACTGCTGTTGGGTGGTGGTCCCCTCTCTGGGATACTTTACTCTTATTCTAAAATTGTTTCCTCCATTCTTAGAATatcatcagctcagggcaagtataaagctttttccacctgtgcatctcacctttccgttgtctccttattttattgtacgagcctaggagtgtaccttagctctgctgctacccagagctcccacgcaagtgcagtggcctcggtgatgtacacagtggtcacgcccatgctgaaccccttcatctacagcctgaggaacaaagaCATAAAGGGGGCTCTAAGTGTATTTTTCAGAGGGAAGCCATGAAAGGGCCATTTTCCAAATACTACCTGTGATTGCAGCCTTAATGCCTAACAGCCAGTGATTCTTCAACCAGATCATGAAAGAAGAACTTCATCCCTCTGTTTATATACTGGAGGTTCAATTTTCCTAAAGTTCATCTGCTCTATAGAATTTAAATAAGTCCCTTTGTTAAACTTTCTGCTCCTTCTGATAGCCAACAatcttccttttgtcttctcAACTTCCAAAGTTAATCCCAACCTTGAATCAGAAACATTTCGGAGATTCCCATTTGCCTCATATAGTGATGACCTGTACTTGTTTTTGAAATAAACTATATTGGCAACTGAGgccacttttaatatttttattgtaggggcgcctgcgtggcacagcagttgggcatctgccttcggctcagggcgtgatcccagcgttatgggttcgagccccacatccggctcctctgctgtgagcctgcttcttcctctcccacgccccctgcttgtgttccttctctcgctggctgtctctatctctgtcaaataaataaataaaatctttaaaaaaaataaaaataattttattgtagaGGAAATTCTGAGATCACAGTTTTTCACTCTACGTCTACCATTCCTTTCTATGTTATACCTTAAATGCTCTTCTTGATAATAGAGACTTTAGCCTATGAGTTTGTTTTGTAGCTAGTCATGGGGTTTCACAATCCTcattaggattcttttttcttaatgtttttttattatattatgttagtcaccatacagtacatccccggtttctgatgtaaagttcgatgattcattagttgcgtataacacccagtgcaccatgcaatacttgcccctccttactacccttcaccagcctatcccattcccccaacccctcccctctgaagacctcagtttgtttctcattagGATTCTGTTCCCTTATCAGCTCAGCAGCCACAGTATCCCTGGCACAGAATTGTGAGGCAAAAATAGCTTATGCAAAACACCCTCCCAGTGAAATCTATAGAAAGACAAATTTGCATAAACCAATTGACTTAACATGGGCtcaggatcagagaaaatctgaaatatgATGAAGTAAAATTTTCTCTCACAACCTATCTTATTgtggaaaatatgtttttcacATGATGATATGAATATGATGATGAATATCAACGCACTGAGCTGTGGGATATTTGTCCCTGTTTAAATGGTTCTCTTAATTGGAGTGAAGAATTTAGTGGCAGATTCTATATTATTTAATTGGATGATTTTGCTGTCTCTAATTGAAAATTTCAAACCCTGCCTACAAATATTACTCCTTTCATTGCCCTAAACTTAAATTCCCCCCTTTAAAATGTTGTCATAAAACTTACAGTGTGAATGAGAGAACAATTggtcattaatttcttttttaataataatttttattatgttatattagtcaccatacagtatatccttagttatTGTTGATGTCATtaatttcttacctttttatGCTCTAAACTCTCTTCCATCCTATGATCAAAGGATGACTCAGATAAGAGCTTGAATTCCTGCCCAGGGAAGCTCTGGGAATGGAAACTTGTGACTGAGGGTCCTACAAGTTTTCTGCAAAAACATGCAGGTCGTTCCGACCTCTACCAGTTACCTGGAAGGGAATCTCAATGACAGTCACTTTTTAGTACAGTTATTTGGAATAAATGTGAATAACCAGGTCATTATGAATAGTCCTTTCAAATATTGGAACAAATGTCAAAAATAAGAAGGAGTAGATTATTGTTAATACCCTCAGATTTGTTACATTGATTATTGTATCCGTCAGCTATTGCTGCATGACAACCCATGCCAAATGTA
It encodes the following:
- the LOC100470057 gene encoding olfactory receptor-like protein OLF4, with protein sequence MYLITVFGNLLLILAVSSDSHLHTPMYFFLANLSFVDICFTSTTVPKMLVNIQTQKKTITYESCITQMYFFILLSGLDNFLLTVMAYDRFVAICHPLHYTVTMNPQLCSLLLLVSWIMSALHSLLQTLMVLRLSFCTEVEIPHFFCELSQMIQLACSDTFVNNIVMYFAALLLGGGPLSGILYSYSKIVSSILRISSAQGKYKAFSTCASHLSVVSLFYCTSLGVYLSSAATQSSHASAVASVMYTVVTPMLNPFIYSLRNKDIKGALSVFFRGKP